A stretch of Mustela nigripes isolate SB6536 chromosome 6, MUSNIG.SB6536, whole genome shotgun sequence DNA encodes these proteins:
- the FAM107B gene encoding protein FAM107B isoform X2: MAEPDYIEDDNPELIRPQKLVNPVKTSRNHQDLHRELLMNQKRGLAPQNKPELQKVMEKRKRDQVIKQKEEEAQKKKSDLEIELLKRQQKLEQLELEKQKLQEEQENAPEFVKVKGNLRRTGQEVAQVQES; this comes from the exons ATGGCTGAGCCAGACTACATAGAAGATGACAATCCTGAACTAATTAGGCCTCAGAAACTGGTCAATCCTGTCAAAACGTCCCGCAACCATCAGGATCTTCACAGAGAACTTCTCATGAATCAAAAAAG ggGTCTTGCCCCTCAAAACAAGCCAGAATTGCAGAAagtaatggaaaagagaaaacgAGATCAAGTaataaagcagaaagaagaagaagcacaaaagaagaaatctgaCTTGGAAATAGAGCTATTAAAACGGCAACAGAAGCTGGAGCAG CTTGAACTTGAGAAGCAGAAATtacaagaagaacaagaaaatgcCCCAGAGTTTGTGAAGGTTAAAGGCAATCTCAGGAGAACAGGCCAAGAAGTGGCCCAAGTGCAGGAGTCGTAG